In Shewanella sp. VB17, a single genomic region encodes these proteins:
- a CDS encoding alpha/beta fold hydrolase translates to MKNDLILAGLSARKHTFILPLNYSDPQGKKIQIFARELISTNTAPDTNERPFLVFFQGGPGFGAVRPTANSGWIKRALVEFRVLLLDQRGTGLSSPINHLTLAHFNSEQQAEYLSHFRADNIIRDAEAIRAQLCPGQKWSVLGQSFGGFCVLKYLNDAPEGLDEAYITGGIPSLTRPADEVYQATYQRVLAKNHAFFTRFSDAQQLVSQLAAHITHHEVRIATGERLTVEMLQLIGINIGMEQGAESVYYLLEHALITTDNGPEINPLFLAQFCQLLDFNTHPIFALLHESIYCQHTASNWSAQRIRAQYDEFNYHQDKPFLFTGEMIYPWFFEQFTNLKPLKQAAHLLASKRDWPTLYNVDILANNHVPIAAAIYSEDMFVDMGYSLESSKQIGHLNYWLTSEYEHNGIRMDGEYILDKLIALNRGQQLR, encoded by the coding sequence ATGAAAAACGATCTCATCTTAGCTGGCTTGTCCGCACGTAAACATACCTTCATCTTACCACTGAACTATAGCGATCCTCAGGGAAAGAAAATCCAAATTTTTGCCAGAGAGCTCATCTCAACCAACACCGCTCCCGATACCAATGAACGTCCATTTTTAGTCTTTTTTCAAGGTGGACCGGGCTTTGGTGCCGTCAGACCTACAGCTAATTCAGGTTGGATTAAGCGTGCACTGGTAGAGTTTAGGGTACTGCTTTTAGATCAGCGAGGGACTGGACTTTCTAGCCCAATCAACCACTTAACCCTAGCCCATTTTAATTCCGAGCAACAAGCTGAATACCTATCACATTTTCGAGCTGACAATATTATTCGTGATGCAGAGGCCATACGAGCACAACTTTGCCCTGGACAAAAATGGAGTGTTTTAGGTCAAAGCTTCGGTGGTTTCTGCGTGCTTAAATATCTCAATGATGCACCAGAGGGACTAGATGAAGCCTATATCACAGGTGGAATACCTTCCCTTACTCGTCCTGCCGATGAAGTGTATCAAGCTACCTATCAAAGAGTATTGGCTAAAAACCATGCTTTCTTTACCCGTTTCAGTGATGCACAACAGCTTGTGAGTCAACTTGCTGCGCATATTACCCATCATGAGGTACGTATCGCCACTGGCGAGCGACTCACTGTGGAAATGTTGCAACTGATAGGCATCAATATTGGTATGGAGCAAGGAGCTGAATCCGTTTATTACTTACTAGAGCATGCCTTGATAACCACCGACAATGGACCAGAGATCAATCCACTCTTTTTAGCACAGTTTTGTCAGTTACTTGATTTTAACACTCACCCTATTTTTGCGTTGTTGCACGAAAGTATATACTGCCAACACACAGCCTCAAATTGGTCTGCTCAACGTATTCGCGCTCAATATGATGAGTTCAATTACCACCAAGATAAGCCATTCTTATTTACTGGAGAGATGATTTACCCTTGGTTTTTCGAACAGTTCACTAACTTAAAACCACTCAAACAGGCTGCACATTTACTCGCCAGTAAAAGAGATTGGCCAACACTCTACAATGTAGATATTTTAGCCAACAACCACGTCCCAATTGCTGCAGCCATCTATAGCGAAGATATGTTTGTCGACATGGGCTACAGTTTAGAGAGCAGTAAACAAATCGGTCATTTAAATTACTGGTTAACTTCTGAATATGAACACAATGGGATCCGTATGGATGGTGAGTATATCTTAGATAAACTGATTGCACTCAACCGCGGTCAACAATTGCGTTAA
- a CDS encoding response regulator, translating into MKKILVVDDQLAMRNMFRKILVSDGFEIELAEDGALAYKAAQLLNYDMVITDYHMPNLNGIELTRKLRALGSYIGIPILIVSTASNVKFKEEAKLAGATGWFAKPIKQNELLPTVLKLIHLR; encoded by the coding sequence ATGAAAAAAATATTGGTCGTTGATGATCAGCTGGCAATGCGCAATATGTTTAGAAAAATACTTGTTAGTGATGGCTTCGAGATTGAACTAGCCGAAGATGGTGCATTGGCTTACAAAGCTGCGCAGTTGCTCAATTATGATATGGTGATCACGGATTACCATATGCCGAATCTTAATGGTATCGAATTGACGAGAAAGCTGAGGGCACTAGGGTCTTATATCGGCATCCCCATTTTGATTGTTTCAACGGCAAGTAATGTTAAATTTAAGGAAGAGGCTAAATTGGCAGGGGCGACAGGATGGTTTGCTAAGCCGATTAAGCAAAATGAACTCTTGCCTACGGTGCTAAAGCTCATTCATTTACGTTAA
- a CDS encoding DEAD/DEAH box helicase → MLFTEFSLDTRLLQSLDHMGITTPTEIQEKAIPVGLSGKDLMASSKTGSGKTLAFLLPAMQRIISTRALSKRDPRVLILLPTRELANQVYSQLRLLVANTQYKAIKILGGENFNDQAKALTRDPHFVVATPGRLADHLAQHNLHLNGLELLILDEADRMLDLGFTAQLKAINTAADHKRRQTLMFSATLDHTEINDIAAELLNDPKHVAIGASNVENQDITQKIYLCDHLDHKEALLLNILKQGQHKQIIIFTATRQDTERLANKLTEDGFNTASLSGDLNQNARNQIMDQFSRGIQDVLVTTDVASRGLDLLNVSLVINFDMPKLAEEYIHRIGRTARAGAKGDAVSLVGPKDWVSFKQVQQFLNKTFELSVIDGLKGKFAGLKDKPKTGKKTPNKTKRTKVSASQKQNQPKAKIAKDKRFITGIDVGDAPMLRKKKSTLQETPED, encoded by the coding sequence TTGCTATTTACCGAATTTTCCCTAGACACGCGCCTGTTGCAGAGTCTCGATCATATGGGGATAACCACGCCTACTGAGATTCAAGAGAAAGCGATCCCCGTCGGTCTATCAGGAAAAGACCTGATGGCATCATCAAAAACAGGCTCAGGTAAAACGTTAGCCTTTTTATTACCGGCAATGCAGAGAATCATTTCAACTAGAGCCTTAAGTAAACGTGATCCAAGAGTGTTAATTTTATTGCCTACCCGTGAGCTTGCTAATCAAGTGTATAGTCAGCTACGTCTATTAGTGGCTAACACCCAATATAAGGCCATTAAAATCCTCGGTGGTGAGAACTTTAATGATCAAGCAAAAGCCCTGACTAGAGATCCACATTTCGTTGTCGCAACACCAGGCCGTCTTGCGGATCATTTAGCCCAACACAACTTACATCTCAATGGGTTAGAGCTGCTAATTTTAGATGAAGCAGATCGTATGCTGGACTTGGGCTTTACAGCACAATTAAAAGCAATCAACACTGCTGCGGATCATAAACGTCGTCAAACCTTAATGTTTTCAGCGACCCTAGATCATACTGAAATCAATGATATTGCTGCTGAGCTGCTCAACGATCCTAAACATGTGGCTATCGGGGCCAGCAATGTTGAAAACCAAGACATTACTCAGAAAATTTATTTATGTGACCACCTTGATCACAAAGAGGCCTTGCTACTTAATATTCTTAAGCAAGGCCAGCATAAACAAATCATTATTTTTACTGCAACGCGCCAAGACACAGAACGTTTAGCAAATAAATTAACCGAAGACGGTTTTAATACCGCCTCACTCAGTGGCGATTTGAATCAAAATGCCCGTAATCAAATCATGGATCAGTTTAGCCGTGGCATACAAGATGTCTTAGTCACGACCGATGTGGCCTCTCGTGGACTCGATTTACTCAATGTTTCCTTGGTCATTAATTTTGACATGCCTAAACTCGCCGAAGAATATATTCACAGAATTGGTCGTACTGCACGTGCTGGCGCTAAAGGCGATGCCGTCTCCTTAGTCGGGCCGAAAGATTGGGTAAGTTTTAAACAAGTCCAACAATTTTTAAATAAGACCTTCGAATTGAGTGTTATTGATGGCCTTAAAGGCAAGTTTGCTGGGCTAAAAGATAAACCTAAAACAGGCAAGAAAACGCCAAATAAAACCAAACGTACTAAAGTCAGTGCCAGCCAGAAACAAAATCAACCTAAAGCCAAAATCGCGAAAGATAAACGCTTTATCACGGGCATTGATGTCGGTGATGCGCCTATGCTAAGAAAGAAAAAATCAACACTTCAGGAAACCCCGGAAGATTAA
- a CDS encoding DUF3010 family protein: MRVCGVELKGGEAIICLLSYEGDTFNVPDCRQQSFVISHSESTDSIRDFNFAFSKLMQDYHVDKVVIIAREQKGKLAGSATSFKAEAVIQLLELPVILMSPVTVKERLKRNPPQVDFEGLGLKRFQQPAFDVAYAYHNQHIFNIWDNE, from the coding sequence ATGAGAGTTTGTGGCGTTGAATTGAAAGGTGGCGAAGCCATTATCTGCTTGTTGAGCTATGAAGGTGACACTTTTAACGTACCTGATTGCCGCCAACAATCATTTGTTATTTCACACTCAGAATCTACCGATTCTATTCGTGATTTTAATTTTGCATTCAGTAAATTAATGCAAGACTATCACGTCGACAAAGTTGTGATTATTGCCAGAGAGCAGAAAGGTAAATTAGCAGGCAGTGCGACCAGCTTTAAAGCTGAAGCCGTTATACAGTTGCTTGAACTGCCAGTGATATTAATGTCACCGGTCACCGTTAAAGAACGCTTAAAGCGTAATCCACCTCAGGTCGATTTTGAAGGATTAGGACTTAAGCGTTTCCAGCAGCCTGCTTTTGATGTGGCTTATGCTTATCACAATCAACATATCTTCAATATTTGGGATAATGAATAA
- a CDS encoding M48 family metallopeptidase — translation MTPLKYIAGYQQEIQDQVASLLSSGKLKNVLLNRYPNTHDIRTDKALYDYTMAIKNQYLRKSQPVAKILFDDKISLSHQALGLHSYVSRVQGNKTKAKNEIRISSRLKRVPEPFLRMLVVHELAHLKEKDHNKAFYQLCCHMEADYHQLEFDLRLLLTQIDHDSNPYD, via the coding sequence ATGACGCCACTAAAATACATTGCTGGCTATCAGCAAGAAATACAAGATCAAGTTGCCAGCCTACTTAGCAGTGGTAAACTGAAAAATGTGTTACTTAATCGCTATCCTAACACCCATGACATTCGCACTGACAAAGCCCTGTACGACTATACGATGGCGATTAAGAATCAATATTTACGTAAGTCACAACCTGTGGCAAAAATCCTCTTCGATGATAAAATTAGCCTGAGTCATCAAGCGCTGGGTTTGCACTCTTATGTCTCGCGTGTACAGGGAAATAAAACCAAAGCCAAAAATGAAATCCGCATATCATCACGATTAAAGCGAGTACCAGAGCCATTTCTTCGTATGCTCGTCGTCCATGAACTCGCCCATCTGAAAGAAAAAGATCATAACAAAGCCTTCTACCAACTTTGTTGCCACATGGAAGCGGATTACCATCAACTGGAATTCGACTTGCGCCTACTCTTAACTCAAATCGACCACGACTCAAACCCTTATGACTAA
- a CDS encoding peptidoglycan DD-metalloendopeptidase family protein, translating to MLTKSNFHKKIILGAGLMIGAVILWPNQPVSLSQRIPIDLDIEALLVKLTPSAPMDIFINQPDYVKEVASGDTLSDLFADAGVDQKTMYRVLEVDLDVLALDTLKPGNKISFWLNDKGELQKLELYFSAARQVTFSRFDDGDYNVEEFHHDGVWQNRAVSGEIHGSFYVSAKKAGLSAAEIQRVESLLKEKLNFARDLRAGDTFSVLMNEQFIEGNATGASDIIAVTIHRGRNDINAYQNSDGNFYDEQGRSLSRAFQRIPLQKNYRISSSFDRYRHHPVTGRTAPHNGTDFATPTGTPVVAPGDGVVSLVTKHRFAGTYVVIDHGNKYRTRYLHLSKALVHKGQRVSRGQVIALSGNSGRVTGPHLHYEFHVNGRPVNPMKANIPLASQLSKKEMSEFQQLVKVRQMMMGQT from the coding sequence ATGTTAACAAAATCTAATTTTCATAAAAAAATCATATTAGGAGCGGGGTTAATGATTGGGGCCGTTATTTTATGGCCCAATCAGCCAGTATCTTTGTCGCAACGCATTCCCATTGATCTGGATATTGAAGCATTACTGGTAAAATTGACGCCCTCGGCGCCTATGGACATCTTCATTAATCAGCCTGATTACGTCAAAGAAGTTGCTTCTGGAGACACATTAAGTGATCTGTTTGCTGATGCTGGCGTTGATCAGAAAACCATGTATCGTGTGTTAGAAGTCGATCTGGATGTTTTGGCACTGGATACACTTAAGCCAGGGAATAAAATTAGCTTCTGGCTGAATGATAAAGGGGAATTACAAAAATTAGAACTGTATTTTTCTGCTGCTCGGCAAGTGACTTTTAGCCGTTTTGATGATGGCGATTATAACGTTGAAGAGTTTCATCATGATGGAGTTTGGCAGAATCGTGCTGTGTCAGGTGAGATCCATGGTTCTTTCTATGTGTCAGCGAAAAAAGCCGGATTAAGTGCGGCAGAAATACAGCGTGTTGAGTCGTTACTCAAAGAAAAGCTCAATTTTGCTCGAGATCTTAGGGCTGGAGATACCTTTTCAGTCTTGATGAATGAGCAGTTTATCGAAGGAAATGCGACTGGAGCCAGTGACATTATCGCGGTCACGATACATCGCGGTCGCAACGATATTAATGCTTATCAAAATAGCGATGGTAATTTTTACGATGAGCAAGGTCGCAGCTTGTCACGGGCTTTTCAGCGTATACCTCTACAGAAAAATTATCGTATTAGCTCCAGCTTTGACCGATATCGTCATCATCCAGTGACGGGGAGAACGGCACCACATAACGGCACTGATTTTGCGACTCCAACAGGGACACCAGTGGTGGCTCCTGGTGATGGCGTCGTATCACTGGTGACTAAGCATAGGTTTGCTGGTACCTATGTGGTGATCGATCATGGCAATAAATATCGTACTCGTTACCTTCATCTTTCTAAAGCATTAGTGCATAAGGGACAACGAGTAAGCCGGGGTCAAGTGATTGCGCTATCCGGTAATTCAGGGCGAGTGACAGGGCCTCACCTACACTATGAGTTTCATGTCAATGGGCGTCCGGTTAATCCTATGAAAGCGAACATTCCACTGGCGAGTCAGTTATCGAAGAAGGAGATGAGCGAGTTCCAACAGTTAGTTAAGGTGAGACAAATGATGATGGGGCAGACCTAA
- a CDS encoding AAA family ATPase → MRPLRLDISAFGPFASKQITDFSVLSSNALFLINGPTGAGKTTILDAICFALYGKTTGDEREGSQMRCDAADDDLLTEISFTFSLGDMEYRIRRVPEQNRVKKSGEGFTVQKPEAQLYRVDKAGCEHLLVASKVSEATAEIEALTGLDADQFRQVMVLPQGKFRELLMVDSKDREKIFSQLFQTQIYRKIEDKLKLQASSIRHEVRDGRNKRDGILQSVELSSDEALSAELIEVSPKLSYASARKDQATSALIEMNKQYESTKLLLSDFAAQAKLNQAAALLMEQKTAIEQRQYQVDNNQKAQQIKPVLEVSQAREYELTQANNRFIEVQTNKHLSEQALSVSLEKCCTLDELDCQLQQAQSEEMRLTQLLPQLQGLAHLQAEFTQANLNLEQAKEVGLKGKAALASLSANKQAAELKIPQLEQHSAQQVNAQQALTAHTDTVERYLQWQVASTHVQQTDDALKQAEEKGKQLRVDAKDKENAYDQLQLIWHRGQANVLAQKLTPGEPCPVCGSAEHPYPAESEQFVPSEADLALSKQTCEIAKSLLNQMIADYKGLTAQRLEQVTLSDDYQHRLGEWAAHPLASLHAHQHQLQLNVNQANQAVLALTELRQQIQHWQSKERELQHQLEVDRALFQTLQTRVASLEGQLEQVSVTIPEQYRCLDVLNGAISQTSAHLASLQQMINTIRQSHTQALEQDAAHTAGLAAAQLSLTQAKEHSEKAQAELNLHLSAADFDDQQALAQALLSNEDVTLITDEIAAYQQACVANRTSLTQLNDKLSAHVKPELSDVEARLVITQTEQREAELQWQHLHTRVSQLTQIQKQLQEADADAQKLEAKYAIIGTLADVANGQTGNKISLQRFVLSVLLDDVLLEASQRLQLMSKGRYRLIRKENRAKGNKASGLELEVEDAYTSKVRPVATLSGGESFMAALSMALGLSDVVQAYAGGIKLDTLFIDEGFGSLDQDSLDLAIRTLMDLQSSGRMIGVISHVSEMKEQIGTRIDIISTANGSQTAIVLP, encoded by the coding sequence ATGAGGCCGCTTAGGTTAGACATATCCGCTTTTGGCCCATTTGCATCCAAGCAAATCACCGATTTTTCTGTGCTTAGTAGCAATGCGTTGTTTTTAATTAATGGCCCTACAGGCGCTGGAAAAACCACCATTCTCGATGCTATTTGTTTTGCGCTTTATGGTAAAACCACCGGTGATGAACGTGAAGGCAGTCAGATGCGCTGCGATGCAGCTGATGATGATCTGCTGACAGAGATTTCCTTTACGTTTAGCTTAGGTGATATGGAGTACCGTATTCGCCGAGTGCCAGAGCAAAATAGGGTTAAAAAAAGTGGCGAAGGGTTTACGGTGCAAAAACCAGAAGCCCAGTTATATCGAGTAGATAAAGCGGGTTGTGAGCACCTGCTGGTGGCGAGTAAGGTGTCAGAGGCAACCGCAGAAATTGAAGCGCTAACAGGCCTTGATGCCGATCAGTTTCGCCAAGTGATGGTACTGCCACAGGGTAAGTTTCGTGAGCTATTGATGGTGGATTCTAAAGACAGAGAAAAGATATTTAGCCAACTGTTTCAGACCCAAATCTATCGCAAAATTGAAGATAAATTAAAACTTCAAGCCTCAAGTATTCGTCATGAAGTACGAGATGGCCGTAATAAACGTGATGGCATACTTCAAAGTGTTGAATTGAGTTCAGATGAAGCGCTCAGTGCAGAGTTGATAGAAGTATCACCTAAGCTCTCTTACGCTTCAGCACGTAAAGATCAGGCGACATCGGCACTGATTGAGATGAATAAGCAATATGAATCAACGAAATTACTTCTCAGTGATTTTGCAGCCCAAGCTAAATTAAACCAAGCCGCTGCATTGTTGATGGAGCAGAAGACGGCCATTGAACAGCGCCAATATCAAGTTGACAATAATCAAAAAGCACAACAAATAAAGCCTGTGCTGGAGGTATCACAAGCGCGTGAGTATGAGCTTACTCAAGCGAATAATAGATTTATTGAGGTGCAAACCAATAAACATCTGAGTGAGCAAGCACTGAGTGTTAGCCTTGAAAAGTGTTGTACCTTGGACGAGTTAGACTGCCAATTGCAACAAGCTCAGAGCGAAGAGATGAGACTGACTCAGTTGCTCCCACAACTTCAGGGGCTGGCTCATCTGCAAGCAGAGTTTACCCAAGCAAATCTCAATCTTGAGCAGGCCAAAGAAGTGGGCCTTAAAGGGAAAGCGGCATTAGCAAGTTTATCAGCGAATAAACAAGCGGCAGAGCTGAAAATCCCTCAACTCGAGCAGCATTCTGCTCAGCAGGTCAATGCACAGCAGGCATTGACGGCTCACACTGACACTGTTGAGCGTTATCTACAATGGCAGGTTGCTAGTACGCATGTTCAGCAAACGGATGATGCATTGAAACAAGCTGAGGAAAAAGGCAAGCAGCTTCGTGTCGATGCCAAAGACAAAGAAAATGCGTATGATCAATTGCAGCTGATCTGGCATCGCGGGCAAGCGAATGTATTGGCACAAAAGTTGACCCCCGGAGAGCCTTGCCCTGTCTGTGGTAGTGCTGAACATCCATATCCTGCCGAAAGTGAGCAATTTGTACCATCAGAAGCCGATTTAGCATTAAGTAAACAGACTTGTGAAATAGCAAAGTCTTTATTAAATCAAATGATTGCTGATTATAAAGGGTTGACAGCACAGCGACTGGAGCAAGTGACGCTAAGTGATGATTATCAGCACAGACTTGGAGAATGGGCTGCGCATCCTTTGGCCTCGTTACATGCTCATCAGCACCAACTGCAATTGAACGTTAATCAGGCTAATCAGGCTGTTTTAGCGCTTACTGAGCTTAGGCAGCAAATACAACACTGGCAGTCAAAGGAGAGGGAGCTACAACATCAACTAGAGGTCGATCGCGCTTTATTTCAAACATTGCAGACTCGTGTCGCGTCTCTTGAAGGTCAATTAGAACAAGTTTCAGTCACCATACCTGAACAATATCGCTGCTTAGATGTGCTCAATGGTGCCATAAGCCAGACGTCGGCTCACCTAGCGAGCCTGCAGCAAATGATAAACACGATCCGGCAATCTCACACACAAGCGCTTGAACAAGATGCTGCGCATACTGCGGGTTTAGCTGCGGCTCAATTAAGCTTAACTCAGGCAAAAGAACACAGCGAGAAGGCGCAAGCTGAACTTAATTTGCACTTGTCTGCAGCAGACTTTGATGATCAGCAGGCGTTAGCGCAAGCGCTGTTATCGAATGAAGATGTCACCTTGATAACGGATGAAATAGCCGCTTATCAACAGGCGTGTGTGGCCAATAGAACGTCACTAACACAACTGAATGATAAATTATCAGCACACGTTAAACCTGAGCTGAGCGATGTTGAGGCACGTTTAGTGATAACTCAGACAGAGCAACGCGAAGCTGAACTGCAATGGCAACATTTACACACTAGGGTCTCTCAGTTGACCCAGATCCAAAAGCAACTGCAAGAGGCGGATGCAGATGCCCAAAAATTAGAGGCTAAATACGCCATTATCGGCACCTTAGCTGATGTGGCTAATGGCCAAACGGGTAACAAAATAAGCTTACAACGCTTTGTATTGAGCGTACTGCTTGATGATGTGCTGCTCGAAGCCAGTCAGCGTTTACAGTTGATGAGTAAAGGTCGTTACCGACTGATCCGCAAGGAAAATAGAGCCAAAGGCAATAAAGCTTCGGGGCTTGAGTTGGAAGTGGAAGATGCTTACACCTCTAAAGTGCGGCCTGTGGCAACGCTAAGCGGTGGCGAAAGTTTTATGGCTGCATTGTCAATGGCGCTGGGACTATCTGATGTAGTACAAGCTTATGCTGGGGGCATTAAGCTCGACACCCTGTTTATCGATGAAGGCTTTGGCAGTTTAGATCAAGACTCCCTAGATTTAGCCATCCGCACCTTGATGGATCTGCAATCTTCAGGTCGCATGATTGGGGTTATCTCACATGTCTCTGAGATGAAAGAGCAGATAGGGACTCGGATTGACATTATTAGCACAGCCAATGGCAGTCAGACCGCTATTGTCCTTCCATAA
- a CDS encoding exonuclease SbcCD subunit D: MKFIHTSDWHIGRQLHHHSLLEDQRHVLAQIVEFAVAHDVDAVVIAGDIYDRSIPPANAVALLDEVVNRLVNELNISVIMIAGNHDGPERLGFASRQMKDSGLHIIGPLNKLLAPVRLTGKSGDAVFYGLPYADPATVRDVFDCEVSSHEAAMVKLLEQVHEDDSQGLPKVVISHCFLDGGSESESERPLSIGGADKISPSLFTPFNYAALGHLHGPQYKGEEHVRYSGSILKYSFSEQNQKKSVTLVELTPSGETNIELLPLSAMRDVRIIEGELDVLLATGKTDLYRDDYLMVRLWDKNAILDPMGKLRDVYPNVLHLERTGLMAKNSQLAIGREHIKKGEFDMFTDFFSQVFGEPMNEAQTAAMIDAIDELHKVESVS; this comes from the coding sequence ATGAAATTTATCCATACGTCCGATTGGCATATTGGTCGCCAACTTCATCATCACAGCTTACTGGAAGATCAGCGTCATGTGTTGGCTCAAATTGTCGAGTTTGCTGTGGCTCATGATGTTGATGCTGTGGTCATTGCTGGTGATATCTATGACCGCTCCATTCCACCTGCAAACGCGGTTGCTTTGCTCGATGAAGTGGTGAATCGCCTAGTGAATGAACTGAATATTTCAGTGATCATGATTGCTGGAAACCATGATGGTCCTGAACGTTTAGGTTTTGCATCGAGACAGATGAAAGATAGTGGTCTGCATATTATTGGTCCGCTTAATAAGTTGCTCGCTCCCGTCAGATTAACAGGAAAGTCAGGTGATGCTGTGTTTTACGGTTTGCCCTATGCCGATCCTGCTACTGTGCGTGATGTCTTTGACTGTGAAGTCAGTAGCCATGAAGCAGCGATGGTCAAGTTGCTTGAACAAGTTCATGAAGATGATAGCCAAGGTTTACCAAAGGTGGTGATTAGCCATTGCTTCCTTGATGGGGGGAGTGAGTCTGAATCTGAACGTCCTTTGAGTATTGGCGGTGCGGATAAAATATCCCCCAGTTTGTTTACCCCGTTTAACTACGCAGCTTTAGGTCATCTTCATGGCCCACAATATAAAGGTGAGGAGCATGTTCGCTACTCGGGCTCTATCTTAAAATATTCATTCAGTGAGCAAAATCAAAAAAAATCAGTCACTTTAGTAGAACTGACCCCCTCTGGTGAAACAAATATTGAACTCTTACCTCTGAGTGCGATGCGCGATGTACGGATTATTGAAGGTGAGCTCGATGTGTTACTTGCGACGGGTAAAACGGATCTTTATCGTGATGATTATCTTATGGTGAGGCTATGGGACAAAAATGCCATTTTAGACCCCATGGGTAAGCTTAGAGATGTTTACCCTAATGTGCTGCACTTAGAGCGTACAGGGTTAATGGCTAAAAATAGCCAGCTTGCTATTGGTCGTGAGCATATTAAAAAGGGGGAATTTGACATGTTTACTGATTTTTTCTCTCAAGTTTTTGGTGAGCCCATGAATGAGGCACAAACCGCAGCCATGATTGATGCCATTGATGAACTGCATAAAGTAGAGAGTGTCTCATGA
- a CDS encoding YciI family protein, producing MFIVSLTYECDIGDIEKHLDSHIQYLERQYSKGIFLVSGRKEPRTGGIILARAESQTMLEGILAEDPFKIHGLAHYDITEFIPTNAADMLSVLIE from the coding sequence ATGTTCATCGTTTCTTTAACATACGAGTGTGACATCGGGGATATTGAGAAGCATCTTGATAGCCATATTCAGTACCTAGAACGGCAATATTCAAAGGGGATTTTTCTTGTATCAGGAAGGAAAGAACCTCGTACTGGAGGGATCATTTTAGCGCGCGCAGAAAGCCAAACAATGTTAGAAGGGATCTTGGCAGAAGATCCATTTAAAATACATGGTCTAGCTCATTATGATATCACTGAATTTATACCAACTAATGCTGCTGATATGCTATCAGTACTTATTGAATGA
- a CDS encoding HAD family phosphatase: MKINKVNHRVKKTLVAVLLFASFNAFSHQDPLPSWNEGESKKNILAFVEKVTQKTSPDFVPTAQRVAVFDNDGTLWSEKPVYFQLLFAMDRVKEMAAEHPEWKTTQPFKAVLENDQQALAKIGNKGLLELVMATHAGLTTAEFRQVVITWLAKAKHPKFDRPYTELVYQPMLEVLTYLRENGFKTYIVSGGGIEFMRPWTEKVYGIPPEQVIGSSIKTEFQMKGADLALVRLPEMDFLDDKEGKPVAIQKFIGQRPIAAFGNSDGDLQMLQWTAAGEGPRFMSIVHHTDEKNEWAYDKDSHVGKLDKALTQGQSDGWTVIDMKQDWKRIYPFQLENN; this comes from the coding sequence ATGAAGATAAATAAAGTTAATCATAGAGTAAAAAAAACGCTTGTTGCTGTATTGCTTTTTGCCAGTTTCAATGCATTTTCACATCAAGACCCTTTACCTTCATGGAACGAAGGAGAAAGTAAAAAAAATATTCTCGCTTTTGTTGAAAAAGTCACCCAAAAAACATCGCCTGATTTTGTGCCAACGGCTCAGCGCGTCGCTGTGTTTGACAATGATGGTACGCTATGGTCGGAAAAACCAGTCTATTTTCAATTACTGTTTGCCATGGATAGAGTTAAAGAGATGGCGGCAGAGCATCCTGAATGGAAAACGACTCAACCGTTTAAAGCGGTATTAGAAAATGATCAACAAGCATTGGCTAAAATAGGCAATAAAGGTTTATTGGAATTAGTGATGGCCACTCACGCTGGGCTCACGACTGCAGAGTTTAGGCAAGTTGTCATAACGTGGTTAGCCAAAGCAAAGCACCCTAAATTTGATCGTCCTTACACAGAATTAGTCTATCAGCCTATGTTAGAAGTGCTGACATATTTACGTGAAAATGGCTTTAAGACTTATATTGTTTCCGGTGGTGGTATCGAATTTATGCGCCCGTGGACTGAGAAAGTGTATGGTATCCCTCCAGAGCAAGTGATTGGCAGCAGCATTAAAACAGAATTTCAAATGAAAGGCGCTGATCTGGCTTTAGTGCGTTTGCCTGAAATGGATTTCCTTGATGACAAAGAAGGTAAACCTGTCGCTATTCAAAAGTTTATAGGGCAGAGGCCGATTGCTGCATTTGGCAATTCTGATGGTGATTTGCAAATGTTACAATGGACCGCAGCGGGTGAGGGACCGAGGTTCATGAGTATTGTGCACCATACAGATGAAAAAAATGAATGGGCATATGACAAAGATTCTCACGTTGGTAAGTTAGATAAGGCGCTGACTCAAGGACAATCAGATGGATGGACCGTGATTGATATGAAACAAGATTGGAAGCGTATCTATCCTTTTCAGCTTGAAAATAACTAA